The segment atCTCACTGTCTCCATATTTGTTGTTGTTCCTAGGTATTTTCAATGGCTGATCAGACTCCACAGGTAGATGATGCTTATGTGAAGGGGATGCTTCTTGCATTGAGTTATCCCCGTGTCACTACGTTGATCAATAAGTGGAAAATACAAATAGAAAAAATTCAAAGAGATGCAAGCAGTATGCTAGCTTCCTGTACCCTTCTCTACCAATGGTCAATATGTTCATGTATATAAGTTCAAGTAAATATAAATACATTTCACATGGATAATACTACGTATCTTTAAATTCAACTAGGATCATACCCGTGCGTTGCAAGGGAAACTAATATCATGATAGTTTTATTTTGAATGTGAACCTAATGTTCACAACACATTTCATATTTTGTTTGTCGTTTAGTTTCTTAAATATTTTCTCTATGGTTTTGTAACCGGCACTATGGATTCGCCCTGTAGTTGCATCAAGTAAGTCATTCTTTTGGCCCTCTTCTTAACGAAATATGTGTGAAGTTATGTTCTAGACACAAAATCGCTGTTAACATTGCTCTGATTTTTACGATAAACTGGAGCAACAGTCTAGAAAAGGCAACGGCAGGAAGCGCTGCTAAGCCTGCTTTCCTTTCCCTTTCATTTGCCGTGCATTGAGTCAATGCACTGAACACCGTGTGCATACAACCATGCATGGAAAGACTTGAGGAACCAGCGAGGGAGGAGGAGCAACGCGGATTTGGTATGATGTATGTAGAGGACAGGAGTGCAGGATAGAGCCGGGCAGAGCCACGAAGGACAAAGCGTGATTGGAGGAGATCGTGGACGCCGGGGAGAAGCGGGCAGGAAATCATGCATGGACCCGGGAGGCGAGCAAGCGAGCGAACGTCACACGTGTCCGGAAAAAAAATCGGGACCTGGGTTTCACATGCAACATCCGCAACAAATAAGGCAAAAATTTATGCGCCTTCCATGTTACATGTAATCGTGAATTAATACAAATCAGGAAGGCAATACTGAATTAGTGCAAATCAGAAAGTTGCCTCTCTCGGTGCCGTGTAAATTAGGAAAATAACAATCAATTGGTAGCAAATCAAGAAGGCAAACCACGCACATCATCACAGGACTCAACCGCGCCCTCACCTATAAATACAATCATCCTGCACAGGCTATCAAGCACATCATCACAGGACGCGACCGCGCTCTCACCTACAAATTCATACCTGCTCGACCTGTCTAGCTCTCACGCACCAGGCTCCATCTGCTACTAGCCTGTGGCTGTCGTAAGTCCCTTCTGGTTTTTTCTATCTCCAGTGaggagtagagcaatctaagatCATTTTCTGTGTACATTACTCCAGGATTGGGGGCTTCATCTGCCACTTCTTTCTGGCATTCTGCAGACGTATTGTGACGCCTACAAGGAGTTTTTGGACGTGAGTATTGTGACGCCTACAAGGAGTTTCTGGACGTGAACCTGCACAAACAACACAGGTACGGTTTAAGTCATGCAAGTCAACACTCCTTTTCAGTATGTATATATGCCAAATTAACTTTTGAGTTTGACTTCTAATCATAGTTGTCAGATGAGTATTAGGATTATATGTAAACATGTTATAGctacaacatcaaatgttttcgAACTACAATTATCATGCTTGTTAATCTCTCTATAGAAACAaggcaaaaaaataaaaaaataaaaatgaggCCAGCTCAAGACTTTATGTATAGCAACCATAAGAAATTTTAGTGTGCCACCTTCATTTCGTCTAGGACCTTAAGCACTGGCACCATGAATTTGTTCCATTACTTGGCTTTCTAAAAAGATTGACTCCACACCCAAGAGCCAAATCATGAAGGAAACCATATTAATTTTTGTTTACATATTAATTTTTGTTTGTACGGGCACGCAGTCCAAATAGGTATTTTTTTGTTTATGATAATGAATACAACTTTATGGTTTTTAACATCAATAAATTATTTATATGCAGGGACATACTTTCATAAACAGGACAGCTACAGGTGACATATATCAAGATGAATTCCACCGTTGTGTCGCTTAAGAGAAAGAGGGTGTCTGCTGACCCTCTTCCGGCAATGATACCCGCTAACAGGTATAGACATTTTGATTGATATGTATATGTACGTCCAAATATTCTTGTAATTAGTTGATGAGACAGTCATTTTGTGTGTTGCTTGGTTTACTCATGTAAAATTTAACATTTTCATTCATTTGGATGGGATTGTAGATGTGTTGAATTCCATGAGGTGGGAATAGAACACATATTCTCAACATGGGCATTAAACGCTAAGGTATTCTGGAAAGGCAACATACGGCAGCACGGTGGTACACGATATTTGCGTGTAATTTTGAAGGATGAGGAGGTACATTTAGTAAATTTATATTTTGGAGGACGAGGAGATACGATCAGTAAATCTATTTTTTGGCTAACATTTTCATTCATTTGGATGGGATTGTAGATAGGTTGAATTCCATGAGGTGGGACTCAACATGGGCCTTAAACACTAAGGTATTCTGGAAAGGCAACATACGGCAGCACGGTGGTACACGATATTTGCGTGTAATTTTGAAGGATGAGGAGGTACATTTAGTAAATTTATATTTTGGAGGACGAGGAGATACGATCAG is part of the Sorghum bicolor cultivar BTx623 chromosome 10, Sorghum_bicolor_NCBIv3, whole genome shotgun sequence genome and harbors:
- the LOC110430833 gene encoding uncharacterized protein LOC110430833 encodes the protein MNSTVVSLKRKRVSADPLPAMIPANRCVEFHEVGIEHIFSTWALNAKVFWKGNIRQHGGTRYLRVILKDEEGTKMEAVAYDDKTMRFDGLLVQGQEYEFFGVGFLPTWIDDMSFMFHLHSDFYVYLSTHSTVNAQTSIFGFP